From Micromonospora auratinigra:
TGTCGCCGACGAGCTTGGTGGCGCCGTACAGGTTGATCGGGCTGGACGCCTTGTCGGTGGAGAGCGCGATGACCTTCTGCACGCCCGCCTCGATCGCCGCGTCGACGACGTGCTGCGACCCGGTGATGTTGGTGGCGATGAACTCGGACGGGTTGTACTCGGCGGTGTCGACCTGCTTGAGCGCGGCGGCGTGCACCACGTGGTCGACGCCGTGCATGGCCCGGGTCAGCCGGTGCCGGTCGCGGATGTCGCCGATGAACCAGCGCAGCCGTGGGTCGTCGCCCAACTCCTGGCGCAGCTCGTACTGCTTGAGCTCGTCGCGGGAGAACACCACCACCCGGGCCGGCGCGGCCTCGGCGAGGACGTGGCGGAGGAACGACTTCCCGAAGGAACCCGTCCCGCCGGTGATCAGAATGGACGAGCCATTCAGCGTGCTCAATTGGTGCTCCGTTCTGGATTGCGGCGGACGCGTGGGGACGTTAGGTGCGGTCGGTGAACGTCCCGACGCCCGCTGATGAACTCCGGTGACTGCCCGGATGTGCATGTCGCGACGGTCAGATCTGGTCCCAGGCCAGCGGGGTGCCGCGCGGGACGTCCCGGGTGAAGGTGCGCCCGAGCACCCGGCCCCACTCGTCCGGGTGCAGGCCACCGGCCGGCCGGATCGAGCGGACGTTCGCCCCGGTCACCTCCTCGCCGGCGCGCACGTCGGCCACCACGTACAGCGACCGGCGGAACCGCAGCCCCTCCCGCTCGGTGGGGGTCGGGCCGACCACCGCGCTGCCCAGCGCCGCCCAGGCCCGCTCGGTCTCCACCCGCAGCGCGGCCAGCTCGGCCGGCTCCAGCGAGAAGTCCGAGTCCACGCCCCCGTCGGCCCGGTCCAGCGTCACGTGCTTCTCGACCAGGCACGCGCCGAGCGCCACCGACGCCACCGGCACGCCGATGCCCGGGGTGTGGTCGGAGAGGCCCACCGGCACCCCGAAGAGGTCGGCCAGCACCGGCACCCGGCGCAGGTTGCTGTCCTGCGGCGGGGCCGGATAGGCGGCGGTGCAGGCGAGCAGCACCACCCCGTCCGCGCCGCCCTCGCGGGCCGCCCGCACGGCCGCGTCGATCTCGGCGACCGTCGCCATCCCGGTCGAGATCACCAGCGGCTTGCCGGTGCCCGCGACCAGCCGGATCAGCGGCAGGTCCACCAGCTCCGACGAGGCGATCTTGTACGCCGGCGCGTCCAGCTCCTCGAGCAGCTCCACCGCGGTGCGGTCGAACGGGGAGGAGAAGACGGTCAGTCCCTGGCGGCGGGCCCGCTCGAAGATCGGCGCGTGCCACTCGTACGGCGTGTGCGCCCGGCGGAAGAGCTGGTGCAGGTTCTGCCCGCCCCACAGCTCGTGCCCGGTGGAGATCCGGAAGTCCGGCCCGTCGTGGTCGATGGTGATGGTGTCCGGCGTGTACGTCTGGAGTTTCAGCGCCTGCGCGCCGCTGGCCGCCACCGCGTCCACGATCCGCAGCGCCCGGTCCAGGCTGCCGTTGTGGTTGCCGGACATCTCGGCGACCACCAGCGGCGGCTCACCGGGCCCCACCAGGTGTGGGCCGATCTTCACTGTGCTGGTCATGTTCCCCTGCTCATCTCCGTCCACACCACCTGGTGCGGCGTACCGTCGATCTCCCGCTGGTAGCTGCGCACGGTCCGGAAGCCGAACCGCCGGTGCAGCGCCAGCACCGGAGCGTTGTCGGCGAGGGTCTCCCCGCCGAGGGTCCGGGCGCCGAGCGTGTCGAAGGCGTACGCGACCGCCGCGCGTTGCAGGCCCAGCCAGGCCGGCAGCAGCTCGCCACGTTCCTCCAGACCGTCCACGTCCAGATAGAAGCCCCAGGTGAGGGCCGCCTCCGGCGAGGTCAGGCCGGCGAAGGTGACCACCCCGGCCGGGCAGCCCCGGTGCAGGAGCACCAGCACCCGCCGGTCCGGGTCCGCTTCCACCGCCGCCCACCAGGCCAGGTGCTCGTCGGGGCCGATCTCGTGGCGGGTCAGGCTGACGCTGCGGACCTGGGGATGGTTGCGCCAGCGGCGTATCCGGTCCAGGTCGGCGGCACCGGCGGGGCGCAGCGTGACGGTCACCGGCGGCCCGCCAGCACACCGGGCGCCGCGGCGGGGACGGCGGCCGGGCCGGCCGACACCGGCTCGACGACCACCGGGTGGGCGGGGCGCAGCCGCCCCGCGATCCGGTGCGCCGCCCGCAGCGCCGCGTACGCGGGATAGCTGTTCGCCGCGACCAGCCGGTGCTTGAGTCCGCCCACCCCGCCGGGGCGGGGATAGCCGCCGGCCGGCCGGTAGCGCCGGTAGTGCCCGGCCACCCGGCGGAAGAAGGCCCGGCGCAGCTCCGGCGGCATCCGGTGGTCGTTGCCGACCACCACCAGCAGGTGGCTGACCATCAGCGCGAACAGTTCGGCGTGCAGCCGCGCGTCGCCGGGGCGGGCGGCGGCGAGCCAGCCGAAGAGCCGGTCGTACTGGTCGAAGGCGTCGAGGTGCCGGTCGCTGCGGGTGGAGGTGATCGCCCCGGGCCGGCCCTGCCGGTAGCGGTAGCAGACCTGGTCGAGCACGGCGATCCGCTCGGCCGCGATGAGCAGCGGGTGGCTGAACGGGATGTCCTCGTACCAGCCGGGGTGGAAGCGCAGGCCCAGCTCGGTGAGGAAGGGGCGGCGGACCACCTTGTTCCAGGCGGTGTGCTGGACCCGGAGCAGCTGCGGACGGTCGGCGAGCCGGACGCAGCCGTCGACGCCGCGCAGCAGCGGGCTGCTCGCGTCGGTCTCCAGCCGGCCGTCGTGGTGCACCCGCAGGTGGTCCAAGAGCAGCACGTCGGGCTCGTCGGCGCGCAGCCGGCGCAGCACCGCGGCCAGTGAGCCGGGCGGCAGCCAGTCGTCGCTGTCGACGAACCAGACGTAGCGGCCGGTCGCCTCGTCCAGGCCGGCGTTGCGGGCCAGCCCCAGGCCGACGTTGCTCGGCAGGGTCACGGTACGCACGGCCGGCCGGCGGGCCGCGTACGCCCGCAGCAGCTCCCCGCAGCGGTCCGGGGAGGCGTCGTCGACGGCGATCAGCTCGACGTCGGCGGCGTCGGCGGCGTCGAGGCCGTCGAGGATCGAGTCGAGGCACTGGTGCAGGTGCGCCTGGACGCCGTGCACGGGCACGACGACGCTCAGCAGTGGGTGTCGAGTCTCGGTGACCACCCGCACACCATCGGCGCTGCGGATGGCCGGGCCCGAAACCCGACGTGGCCCTTCGAGGTGCGCTCGCTGAACAGCCTCGGATCAGCGGGTTAACGACCCAGCATCCGCCGGACCCGGCCGTTCACCGCCGCCTTGACCCGGGTGTGCAGCCGGGTCCCGCGCAGCTGTTCGACCTCCCGCTGGAGCTCGGTGTGCCGGTCGCGCAGCCAGCGCATCCGGGTGAACAGTTCGTCGCGGTCGAGGGTGTGGTGCGACCGCACCGCCGGCGGGAAGGTGGTGGCGCGGACCTGCTGGTCGAAGCGGGCCGCGCTCTCCCCGTCGGCGAAGACGTTGCCCAGGTCGTGCCGGTCCAGGAAGCTCACCAGGGCCGCGAAGCGCGCCTTGTGCCCGTCGTTGAGGGAGGTGTAGTCGGCCTCCTCGAACAGCTCGGCGGCGTCCACGTCGGCCGGCACGTCGCCCATGATCCGGTGCGGGATGCCGAAGTAGCGGGCCAGCTCCAGCGTGCGGGAGTCGTGCGCGAAGAGGTAGCCGGGGGTGCCGGCGAGCAGCGCGGTGATGGTGCCGTGGATCCGGGTGCCGAACGCGAAGTCGACGGTCGACAGGTAGTCCATCCAGGTCCACGGGTCGACGAACATCCGCACCTTGTCCTCGACGAAGAGCGGGTGGTCGTCGTGCACCGGCATGGCGCTGCGCCTGCCCCGGTGCTCGGCGGCGTCGCCGTAGAGCAGGGTGCCCAGGGTGCGCAGGTCCTGCGGCAGGTAGCGCAGGTTCGGGTAGCGCTCGTGGTGCCGGGAGACGATCTTCGCCATCGACGTGACGTACGGGGAGATGGTCAGCGCGATCCGGTCCTGCGGCTCCAGCGCCGCCTTGCCCTTCTCGATGCGCAGGCTGTCGCCGTGCAGGAACATCGACGGGCAGCCGATCTGCTCGACCGCCGAGAAGCCGAGCGTGCGCAGGTAGGTCTCGGTGACCTCGCCGCGTACGCCGATGCTGGGCGAGCGGTCCAGCACGGCCCGACAGAAGGCCTTCACCGCGTCGTCGATCGGGCGCAGGTACTCCCGGTCGCCGTGCACGTCGGTCTGCGCGCCGACGCCGAGCACCACCACCGGGATCCTCAGCTTCTCGATCATGCGGGTCATCGACTGGAGCCGGTCGAGGTAGCTGCGCCGGAAGGCGTTGGCCAGCGGCAGCACGAAGACGTCGTACCGCTCGTTGATCTCGCGGGCGTCGTACGTGCCGGCCCGGAACTCGGTCGGGGTGATCCGCGCGGACGAGGTGGCCAGCAGCTTGTGCGCGGCGTGCCCGAAGACCAGGTTGCCGGCGTTGTCGCCGAGCCAGTTCCGCTCGAAGGTCTCCTCGGGGCTGACCACGTCGAAGGGCCCCTTGCGGGCGCGCAGCAGGATCCGCTGGTGCATGCGGTGTCCACCTCTTTCGTCCGGGCACCGGGCGGGCGGCCCGCGACCGCCCCGTGTCGTGCGCACCCAAGAAAAACGCAAGAAACAGGTATCGTAGTGCAGCGACGGGGTGGCCCGGGTGCCCCGCGTCGCCCCGGCCGGGGGGACCGCCGGTCGACCGCCGTCGCCCCGGTAGGGTCGCCGAAATGACCGCCGCCCCGATCCCGGCCCGCCCCGCCCGGCTGCCCTCGCTGACCGGGCTGCGTTGGATCGCCGCCCTGCTGGTCTTCGGCTTCCACGTCGGCACCATGCGGATCGTCGCCGAGCCCGACTACAAGGCCGTGGTGGACACCCTGTTCACGCTGGGCCTCTCCGGCGTGGAGTTCTTCTTCATCCTCAGCGGGTTCGTGCTGGTCTGGTCGTACCGGGACGGCGAGCCGGCGACCACCTTCCTGCGCCGCCGGCTCGCCAAGATCTACCCCAACCACCTGGTGACCTTCGTGGCCGCGCTGGCCGTCGCGGCCTGGTTCGCCGACCCGGTCCCGCTCGGGGCGGCGTTGGGCAACCTCTTCCTGGTGCAGGCCTGGATCCCGCTCAACGGCTGGTTCTACAGCGTCAACAACGTGAGCTGGTCGCTCTCCTGCGAGCTGGCCTTCTACGTCTGCCTGCCGCTGGTGCTGCCGGCCCTGCGCCGGGCCCGGACCGGCGTGCTGGTGGCGGTGACGGTCGCCGCGCCGCTGCTCATCCTGGCGCTCTGGCCCGGCCAGTTGCTGGTGCCGGAGGAGAGCCGTTGGTGGTTCACCCAGATC
This genomic window contains:
- the pseI gene encoding pseudaminic acid synthase; this encodes MTSTVKIGPHLVGPGEPPLVVAEMSGNHNGSLDRALRIVDAVAASGAQALKLQTYTPDTITIDHDGPDFRISTGHELWGGQNLHQLFRRAHTPYEWHAPIFERARRQGLTVFSSPFDRTAVELLEELDAPAYKIASSELVDLPLIRLVAGTGKPLVISTGMATVAEIDAAVRAAREGGADGVVLLACTAAYPAPPQDSNLRRVPVLADLFGVPVGLSDHTPGIGVPVASVALGACLVEKHVTLDRADGGVDSDFSLEPAELAALRVETERAWAALGSAVVGPTPTEREGLRFRRSLYVVADVRAGEEVTGANVRSIRPAGGLHPDEWGRVLGRTFTRDVPRGTPLAWDQI
- a CDS encoding GNAT family N-acetyltransferase, coding for MTVTLRPAGAADLDRIRRWRNHPQVRSVSLTRHEIGPDEHLAWWAAVEADPDRRVLVLLHRGCPAGVVTFAGLTSPEAALTWGFYLDVDGLEERGELLPAWLGLQRAAVAYAFDTLGARTLGGETLADNAPVLALHRRFGFRTVRSYQREIDGTPHQVVWTEMSRGT
- a CDS encoding glycosyltransferase family 2 protein codes for the protein MVTETRHPLLSVVVPVHGVQAHLHQCLDSILDGLDAADAADVELIAVDDASPDRCGELLRAYAARRPAVRTVTLPSNVGLGLARNAGLDEATGRYVWFVDSDDWLPPGSLAAVLRRLRADEPDVLLLDHLRVHHDGRLETDASSPLLRGVDGCVRLADRPQLLRVQHTAWNKVVRRPFLTELGLRFHPGWYEDIPFSHPLLIAAERIAVLDQVCYRYRQGRPGAITSTRSDRHLDAFDQYDRLFGWLAAARPGDARLHAELFALMVSHLLVVVGNDHRMPPELRRAFFRRVAGHYRRYRPAGGYPRPGGVGGLKHRLVAANSYPAYAALRAAHRIAGRLRPAHPVVVEPVSAGPAAVPAAAPGVLAGRR
- a CDS encoding polysaccharide pyruvyl transferase family protein, which codes for MHQRILLRARKGPFDVVSPEETFERNWLGDNAGNLVFGHAAHKLLATSSARITPTEFRAGTYDAREINERYDVFVLPLANAFRRSYLDRLQSMTRMIEKLRIPVVVLGVGAQTDVHGDREYLRPIDDAVKAFCRAVLDRSPSIGVRGEVTETYLRTLGFSAVEQIGCPSMFLHGDSLRIEKGKAALEPQDRIALTISPYVTSMAKIVSRHHERYPNLRYLPQDLRTLGTLLYGDAAEHRGRRSAMPVHDDHPLFVEDKVRMFVDPWTWMDYLSTVDFAFGTRIHGTITALLAGTPGYLFAHDSRTLELARYFGIPHRIMGDVPADVDAAELFEEADYTSLNDGHKARFAALVSFLDRHDLGNVFADGESAARFDQQVRATTFPPAVRSHHTLDRDELFTRMRWLRDRHTELQREVEQLRGTRLHTRVKAAVNGRVRRMLGR
- a CDS encoding acyltransferase family protein, whose translation is MTAAPIPARPARLPSLTGLRWIAALLVFGFHVGTMRIVAEPDYKAVVDTLFTLGLSGVEFFFILSGFVLVWSYRDGEPATTFLRRRLAKIYPNHLVTFVAALAVAAWFADPVPLGAALGNLFLVQAWIPLNGWFYSVNNVSWSLSCELAFYVCLPLVLPALRRARTGVLVAVTVAAPLLILALWPGQLLVPEESRWWFTQIFPVARSLEFWTGVAAAELLRRGRWRGPNLTVASLLFVVVWFVAGQWIPAEFWAALLAVAYLLVIAAAAEADVRGRWTPWRSRPMVWLGEVSFAFYLVHVLVMTTVLRLTGYWGQGLRGWWGPIFALGFLVVNLLLAAALHRWVELPMMRRLGPSRRARARSAPAPAPSVPAPAGPVALPAGPAPEMEYAGRRDPA